TTCAACCAATATCCCATTTTTCAAATCATCAATTAGTGTTCCTTTTATTGATGAAGTTTCATTTTGAACAAGTTTTGTACCTGTGGTGTCAAATCCTGTACTTGTAGTTGAGTAACCTGTGCTTGAATACATGCTTCTAAGTTATAAAATTAATTAGAATTCTCTCTTTTCCATCCTTCGAACGTCCGATTGTCCTGAATTATTGCTCTTTGTCCTCCTTGTTGCTGAACTACTTGTCGAATTATAGTTCCTTCACTAAGAAAAACATCAGTCCCATAGTCGATGCTCTCAATCAATGCCCTTCTTAATTGATAGCTATTTTGATTTGAAGTACCAAGTAAAATATTTGGGTCAAAAGGGGATCTCATCTGAAGTTCTTTTTCAATGTCATCATAGATATCTTTTATTATTCGATAAAGTTCCATTGAAGGTTTCTCTATATTGAGGCCTAAGTTCTTGGCTTCTTTTCTATTTATGGTATAATCATGAGATCCACTTTCGGAACATAAAAATTTTATAATCTCATCCTCGTTTTGCTCTTCAACTTCATGGTGGGCCAGAAGTTTTTTTGCCAACATTTGAATTTGTGATTTTGACTTATAAACCTGTCCTAAGGTGAGAGGATGTATGTGCTTTGTTAAATCAATGAGAATATTCGACAATCCTTGTTCATCCTTTATACCTAGTTCTTTTTGGGCCATTTGTAAATATGAATCAACAAATTCTACACTCACAGGGACTTTTGAGTTGGGATCCGGAGAACCTGGTATCGAAGGATTTAAAGGTCCATTTACGCTTGGATCAATCGGTCCTAGGGTAGCTTGCTTTGTCATGATAATCTTGTTAGACCCTAAGGAAATCAATGTTCCAGCACTGTGACAATTGAAAGGTATTATTACTTCTAATTCTTTACAAAAGCTTCTTATCAGGTTAACTAGGGACCATGCAGCCAAAGTATTGCCACCTCTTGTGTAAATTAAAAGGCTTATTTTATCCACGTCTCCAATCTTATCGAGATGTTCAGTAAATGGACTTAGAATATCAGAAGATATTTGAGCACCAATATTCGGTCTGTCACTTGTTACGTAAACTAAAAGCTTCGACCCTCGTTTTTCTTCTATTTTCTTATAATTATCTTTTCGCTGTTGAAACATATTCTATGGTTTATTTATTGATCACAACATTTGTGTATAGTGCACAGTGCACTATATCCGCACTGCATCAGATGTATAATAAATCCGTTTGTACGTGTTTATAAACGTTTAAAAAAATGTTTTTCTCTTCTCGAACTATGCTGCAGGAAGCCGACTGCTGACCGGCTTGGTGACGCCAAGCTAGTATTTCCTGTCGATATTTCCCAAGGCCACAGGCAAATCCCTTCGAATATCACAACCCCCTATGAGATGGGTGCTAGATTTTTAGTCGAATGTCAAGAGTGAAATTAGACTTGATCTGTCCGTTAGCCAAAAGATCTTAAAGCCCTCTAAAAGTCCCATATTGTTGTCCCAGTGAGCATTGTCTACATCCGCCGTGAGATCTGGCCATGATTAGGACCAAACGGAATACCCCTACAATATCTCTAGTGGTCCATGCCCCGCAGTTTGGACAAGCCGACTCTAACCAATTCCAAGCGAGCTTCATCACAGCAAATAGGAGTATAGGTCCTCGCTCCTTGTCGGCACCTACTCATCCCACGTCACCCTGCAATCACTCCATTCCACGAGGAGCTCCCCCCTTCCACAATATCCCTACCTTCACGGAACCAAATCCCAATCAGATGCGTTGGGTAAGAGCAACCGCAAAACAGCGATTATAAAACAATATCATGACCAAAGAAGAAACAATCCAAGCCGCAGTAGCAGATGCCTATACTTTCGAGCAATACATCGCCCGCATCGAGCTACTGCACACCGAGGAGAAAGCGACTAGTTTTCCAGACAAAAAATCCTACTACGATTACTCCGTACTGGGCTTGGCGCGCATGCAGCGCATCTACAAAAAAGTCGAATTGAACTCCGACATCACTCAAGCAATCACGGCGATTCAGAGTCCCCAACACTGGGTACTGATCAGCGAATCGTGGTGTGGAGATGCCTCACAAACAGTGCCGGTCATCGCTCGGATAGCAGACCAAAACCCCAACATCTCCCTACACATCGTACTGAGAGACTCCAATCCCGAACTCATGGAATACTACAAAACCAACGGATCGACCTCCATCCCTATCCTCGCGATACTGGACCAAAACTGGTCTGAACTCGCCGTATGGGGTCCCAGACCTGCCGTGGCACAGCAAAAAGTCATGGACTACAAAGCCCTCCCCGAAGCAGAGCGCCCCGCCTACGAAGAACTCTCCAAAGAGCTACAAAAGTGGTACAATGCCGACAAGGGACTCAGTACTCAAAATGAACTGGCCACACTACTGACCTAGCACCAAACGGGCTCTCACCATAGGACTCAGACCCCACCACGATGCAGGCTTCTTTCGCCCTTTTTATTCTTCCCATCCGGGGAAATAGATACCTTTGACCTAGCGGTAGAAGCTTGGACGATTCACGTCCAAGCTTCTACCTTCATCATCGTCATGCATCAACCGATACCTATGCCCCACCCCTTTTGGAAACACCTTCTTTCGTCATTGATACTGATCTTGACATGTGTCACTGCACAGCCCTCCCCACTACAGAGCAGCGACCATCTACCC
The DNA window shown above is from Reichenbachiella sp. 5M10 and carries:
- a CDS encoding thioredoxin family protein, producing the protein MTKEETIQAAVADAYTFEQYIARIELLHTEEKATSFPDKKSYYDYSVLGLARMQRIYKKVELNSDITQAITAIQSPQHWVLISESWCGDASQTVPVIARIADQNPNISLHIVLRDSNPELMEYYKTNGSTSIPILAILDQNWSELAVWGPRPAVAQQKVMDYKALPEAERPAYEELSKELQKWYNADKGLSTQNELATLLT
- a CDS encoding serine protease produces the protein MFQQRKDNYKKIEEKRGSKLLVYVTSDRPNIGAQISSDILSPFTEHLDKIGDVDKISLLIYTRGGNTLAAWSLVNLIRSFCKELEVIIPFNCHSAGTLISLGSNKIIMTKQATLGPIDPSVNGPLNPSIPGSPDPNSKVPVSVEFVDSYLQMAQKELGIKDEQGLSNILIDLTKHIHPLTLGQVYKSKSQIQMLAKKLLAHHEVEEQNEDEIIKFLCSESGSHDYTINRKEAKNLGLNIEKPSMELYRIIKDIYDDIEKELQMRSPFDPNILLGTSNQNSYQLRRALIESIDYGTDVFLSEGTIIRQVVQQQGGQRAIIQDNRTFEGWKRENSN